Proteins co-encoded in one Nonlabens agnitus genomic window:
- a CDS encoding bifunctional metallophosphatase/5'-nucleotidase: MERRKFIQNTATASLIAGTGLWSNTALASGLFQTAAEDEELKKITILHTNDTHSHIEPINGGRNDGRGGVARRAALINKVRKENPNTLLLDCGDIFQGTPYFNFYGGELEIKLMSMMGYDAATIGNHDFDNGIDGLYAQLPNADFDFVISNYDFSNTILDGKTKPYKVMVKDGVRIGLFGLGIQLEGLVSPLMYKETKYQDPLTVSHDMVIALREREHCDIVICMSHLGYQYEGSKISDVSLAQQTSGIDLIIGGHTHTFLEKPELVTNAAGDTVMVNQVGCYGINVGRIDFYLHKGKLAGGSEVVYEV, from the coding sequence ATGGAACGTAGAAAATTTATCCAAAACACCGCCACAGCAAGTCTTATCGCAGGTACTGGTCTATGGAGCAATACGGCGCTGGCTTCAGGGTTGTTTCAAACCGCTGCTGAAGACGAAGAGCTCAAGAAAATCACCATTCTACATACCAACGATACGCACTCGCACATTGAGCCTATCAATGGCGGCAGAAACGATGGCCGTGGCGGCGTGGCGCGACGTGCGGCACTTATCAATAAGGTACGCAAGGAAAACCCGAATACCTTATTATTGGATTGCGGTGATATTTTCCAGGGAACGCCTTATTTCAACTTTTATGGAGGTGAGCTGGAAATCAAACTGATGAGCATGATGGGCTACGACGCAGCCACCATTGGGAATCACGATTTTGATAACGGTATCGATGGGTTATATGCACAACTTCCCAATGCCGATTTTGATTTCGTCATTTCCAACTATGATTTTTCCAATACAATCCTAGACGGTAAGACCAAACCCTATAAAGTCATGGTCAAGGATGGCGTGCGCATAGGATTGTTTGGGTTGGGTATTCAGTTGGAAGGCCTTGTTTCACCGCTCATGTATAAGGAAACTAAATATCAAGATCCATTAACCGTGTCGCATGATATGGTGATCGCTTTACGCGAAAGGGAACACTGCGATATCGTGATCTGCATGTCGCATTTGGGATATCAATATGAAGGCAGCAAGATTAGCGATGTATCACTGGCCCAACAAACTAGTGGTATCGATCTCATTATTGGTGGACACACGCATACCTTCTTAGAAAAACCTGAACTGGTTACCAATGCCGCAGGCGATACCGTCATGGTCAATCAGGTAGGTTGTTACGGTATCAATGTAGGCCGCATAGATTTCTATTTGCACAAAGGAAAACTAGCTGGCGGTAGCGAGGTGGTTTATGAGGTGTAG
- a CDS encoding DUF6913 domain-containing protein, translating into MIFDVFKRRWLRKQQEKLSGQRRSSITSKPFSMVVLYDADVEKSTLFMEQWSRELEIRDYQMVGVTVDTKKQPVQDQLLVSMKSIKWSGGLADPALKELLDHYFDLQINLFEKRDDLKSYVAMALDSGITAGLASLPEDHYDLAIDVKLNQKELFIKELNKYLNIITK; encoded by the coding sequence ATGATTTTTGACGTTTTTAAGAGGCGATGGCTGCGCAAACAGCAGGAAAAATTATCTGGACAGCGCAGGAGTAGCATCACGTCAAAACCTTTTTCTATGGTGGTGCTTTATGATGCAGATGTGGAGAAATCTACATTGTTTATGGAGCAATGGTCGCGTGAGTTGGAGATACGGGATTACCAGATGGTAGGTGTGACTGTAGATACCAAAAAACAACCGGTGCAGGACCAGCTGCTGGTGAGTATGAAAAGTATCAAATGGTCTGGAGGCCTTGCAGATCCTGCGCTGAAAGAATTGCTGGATCATTATTTTGATCTCCAGATCAATCTGTTTGAAAAGAGGGATGATTTGAAATCATACGTTGCGATGGCTCTGGATTCTGGAATTACGGCAGGATTAGCATCATTACCAGAGGATCATTATGATCTCGCTATTGATGTAAAACTTAACCAAAAAGAGTTATTTATTAAAGAATTGAACAAATACCTAAATATCATAACAAAGTAG
- a CDS encoding glycosyltransferase: MKDLKFSFIVPVFNRPAELEKLLESLSLVQYKNGFEVVVIEDGSTVASDVVCSRFRESVNINYLSKQNTGPGDSRNYGMQRAGGNYFIILDSDCIVPKDYLQKVHAHLEREFVECYGGPDAAHESFTNLQKAINYSMTSTLTTGGIRGGNETTGKFQPRSFNMGLSRKAFEASGGFRTIHPGEDPDLTMRLWNLGFETALFADAFVYHERRISWKLFYKQVNKFGKVRVILNKWHPGSRKITYWFPTLFLIYVCVAVVFAILGVPLLLLPLALYGSLILVGSSLDNGFVVGVMSIIAVLIQFAGYGLGFLNSYIQIGILKNEERDAFPYLFFE; the protein is encoded by the coding sequence ATGAAAGACTTAAAATTCTCATTTATCGTTCCCGTTTTCAACCGGCCGGCAGAGCTTGAAAAACTGCTGGAGAGTTTGAGTCTTGTCCAATATAAAAATGGTTTTGAAGTCGTTGTCATAGAAGACGGATCAACGGTGGCGAGTGATGTGGTGTGTTCTCGCTTTCGCGAAAGCGTAAACATCAACTACCTAAGCAAGCAAAATACAGGGCCAGGCGATAGTCGCAATTACGGTATGCAGCGTGCCGGCGGAAACTATTTTATCATACTGGATAGTGACTGCATTGTTCCTAAAGATTACCTTCAAAAAGTTCACGCTCACCTAGAACGCGAGTTTGTGGAATGTTACGGTGGTCCCGACGCGGCTCATGAGAGTTTTACAAACCTGCAAAAGGCGATCAATTACTCCATGACGTCTACCTTGACCACTGGCGGCATACGTGGTGGGAACGAGACCACGGGAAAGTTCCAGCCGCGCAGTTTCAATATGGGATTGAGCCGTAAGGCATTTGAAGCTTCGGGTGGATTTAGGACCATTCATCCTGGTGAGGATCCAGATCTAACCATGAGGTTATGGAATTTAGGTTTTGAAACCGCACTTTTTGCAGACGCCTTTGTGTATCATGAGCGCCGAATTTCTTGGAAGCTTTTTTATAAGCAAGTCAACAAATTTGGGAAAGTACGAGTCATACTCAACAAATGGCATCCTGGCAGCAGGAAAATTACCTATTGGTTCCCTACCTTATTTTTGATCTATGTGTGCGTGGCTGTAGTGTTTGCGATTTTAGGTGTACCGCTTTTACTGTTGCCACTGGCTCTTTATGGGTCACTAATTTTAGTGGGTTCCAGCCTTGATAATGGATTTGTCGTAGGTGTCATGAGTATCATCGCGGTCTTGATTCAGTTTGCTGGATATGGTTTAGGATTTTTAAATAGTTATATTCAAATTGGTATTCTAAAAAACGAGGAACGTGATGCCTTTCCCTACTTATTTTTTGAATAA
- a CDS encoding outer membrane protein assembly factor BamD — MKQTTVLLLIVLSLIGCSNYQKALKSTDNQLKVRVADSLIAAEKYSKAINLLEQAVPAYRGTDSAAPVALKYANALYEDRRYPESGYQFETYRKSYVSDPYREYATFMIGKSLYEMAPIYSKDQEPTQRALAKFQDYINVYPNGEYLPEANKLVDEMQFKLDKKAYEIAKNYHKRAPFSRGGYTAAIASFENFIIDHPGSEFQDDAAFYLLDSQYSYAIKSFAVLIPERLEVAKEYYDTFAARFPNSEYKEQADELLEKINSYNN; from the coding sequence ATGAAACAAACAACGGTGCTATTATTAATCGTCCTTTCTCTAATAGGTTGCTCTAATTATCAAAAGGCATTAAAGTCGACAGATAATCAGCTCAAGGTGCGAGTAGCAGATTCTCTAATCGCTGCCGAAAAATATTCTAAGGCCATCAACTTACTGGAGCAAGCAGTTCCTGCTTACAGAGGTACAGACAGTGCAGCGCCAGTGGCTCTTAAATATGCCAATGCATTATATGAAGATCGACGTTATCCAGAAAGCGGTTATCAATTTGAAACCTATAGAAAAAGTTATGTGTCAGATCCTTATAGAGAATATGCGACATTCATGATAGGGAAAAGCCTCTATGAAATGGCACCGATCTATTCTAAGGATCAAGAGCCCACCCAAAGGGCGCTTGCAAAATTCCAAGATTACATCAATGTGTATCCTAATGGAGAATATCTGCCAGAGGCTAACAAACTGGTAGATGAGATGCAATTCAAGCTGGATAAAAAGGCGTACGAAATTGCAAAGAATTATCATAAAAGAGCGCCGTTTTCACGTGGTGGTTATACCGCTGCAATTGCCTCTTTTGAGAACTTCATCATCGACCATCCAGGATCTGAATTTCAGGATGATGCAGCATTTTATCTTTTGGACTCACAATATTCCTATGCCATCAAAAGTTTTGCAGTCTTAATTCCTGAAAGACTTGAGGTTGCTAAAGAATATTATGATACCTTTGCAGCCCGTTTCCCTAACAGTGAATACAAGGAACAGGCAGACGAATTGTTGGAGAAAATCAACAGTTACAATAATTAA
- the coaBC gene encoding bifunctional phosphopantothenoylcysteine decarboxylase/phosphopantothenate--cysteine ligase CoaBC, with translation MSILSGKKVLLGVTGGIAAYKTTYLTRLLVKAGVSVKVVMTPSARDFVTPLSLSTLSKNPVLSSFTNEDDENDLWNNHVELGLWADLMIIAPCTANTMSKMVNGTVDNLLLAVYTSAKCPVYFAPAMDLDMYKHPSTTQNFEKLASYGNHMIPAGDGELASGLSGKGRMAEPEEIVHFVEQQLLKEQPLRCKTCLITAGPTHEAIDPVRYIGNHSTGKMGMAIAMDLANRGAEVTLIIGPTSLTGEHDLIQRIDVTSAQEMYDAVHKHISGKDYAVFSAAVADYKPAIPAGQKIKKSSDTLTLELVKNPDILASVGVMENRPFLVGFALETENEIEHAFAKAKKKNTDLLILNSMNDEGAGFGTDTNKITMIDKNGNSEKFPVKSKQLVAKDIVDEIVKRTS, from the coding sequence ATGAGTATATTGAGTGGTAAAAAGGTATTGCTAGGAGTAACTGGTGGTATCGCTGCTTACAAAACAACTTATTTGACGCGCCTGCTTGTAAAAGCAGGCGTTTCTGTTAAAGTGGTAATGACACCATCTGCCAGGGATTTTGTCACGCCACTGTCCTTAAGTACGCTTTCAAAAAATCCAGTGTTGTCCTCATTTACTAATGAAGATGATGAGAATGACTTGTGGAACAACCATGTGGAACTAGGTCTCTGGGCAGACTTGATGATCATCGCACCATGTACGGCAAATACAATGAGCAAGATGGTCAATGGCACCGTGGACAATCTCTTGCTAGCAGTTTATACCAGTGCTAAATGTCCCGTATACTTTGCTCCGGCAATGGATCTGGATATGTACAAACATCCTTCAACCACACAAAATTTTGAGAAACTGGCTAGTTATGGCAACCACATGATTCCTGCTGGCGATGGTGAGTTGGCGAGTGGACTATCTGGCAAAGGGCGTATGGCAGAACCAGAAGAAATAGTGCACTTTGTAGAACAGCAATTACTCAAGGAACAGCCGTTGCGTTGTAAAACCTGCCTCATCACCGCTGGACCTACCCATGAAGCGATTGATCCCGTAAGATACATAGGCAATCACAGTACCGGTAAAATGGGCATGGCCATCGCTATGGATTTAGCTAACCGTGGTGCAGAAGTAACTTTAATTATAGGTCCAACCTCGCTAACCGGTGAACATGATTTGATCCAGCGCATCGATGTGACCAGCGCACAGGAAATGTATGATGCCGTGCATAAACATATTTCAGGTAAGGATTATGCGGTTTTTAGTGCTGCTGTTGCAGATTATAAACCAGCCATTCCAGCAGGTCAGAAAATAAAAAAGAGTTCTGATACGTTAACTTTAGAACTGGTCAAAAATCCCGATATTTTAGCGAGTGTAGGAGTAATGGAGAATCGTCCGTTTTTGGTAGGGTTTGCTCTGGAGACAGAGAATGAAATAGAGCACGCTTTCGCGAAAGCGAAAAAGAAAAACACCGATTTGCTCATATTAAACTCCATGAATGATGAAGGTGCTGGATTTGGGACGGATACGAATAAAATAACCATGATCGATAAGAACGGAAATTCAGAGAAATTTCCAGTGAAATCGAAACAATTGGTAGCTAAAGATATTGTCGATGAAATTGTCAAACGTACTTCATAG
- the recN gene encoding DNA repair protein RecN, producing the protein MLKEIHIQNYALIDQLDLDISNGLTMITGETGAGKSIILGALGLVTGKRADLSAIRDTSAKCVVEAHFDISRLNLKSFFETEDLDYQEVTIIRREILPSGKSRSFINDTPVTLNVVSSIGAQLIDIHSQHQTLQLATDQFQMETMNAFVNEQTKNEKRSGDEVLKSYRSELKEYKSLIKQLGSLKENQAALSRELDYNTFLLNELEEAQIDGLNQEELEQENEQLSNVEQITEALGMLEHKITTEDSGMLDELREVNTHLKAIKGFSPKYLELNERLTSVLVELEDIATEAEALKDQVDVDPERLEFINVKLALLDNLYRKHQLDNVEDLIKLRDDLADKVLSSQNIDGKIKNMETLVASKTKALDQLATELHELRTKHKTDLEAQIAETVRSLGMKDAQFEVRLLQVDTFTANGKDIVEFAFTANRGTPLLALDKAASGGELSRLMLSIKALLSRCKQMPTIIFDEIDTGVSGSIAEKMAIIMKQMATAMQVITITHLPQIASAGDDHLIVRKRNEGDRTVSVIERLSESARVEEIAQMLSGGSISDAARENARILLQ; encoded by the coding sequence TTGCTTAAAGAAATACACATACAAAATTACGCGCTCATAGATCAATTGGATCTTGATATAAGTAACGGTCTTACCATGATTACAGGTGAGACTGGTGCTGGTAAATCTATTATTCTGGGTGCTCTGGGTTTAGTTACCGGTAAGCGTGCAGATTTGTCTGCGATTAGAGATACCTCTGCAAAATGCGTGGTCGAGGCTCATTTTGATATTTCAAGATTAAATCTGAAGTCGTTTTTCGAAACTGAAGATCTAGATTATCAAGAAGTCACCATCATAAGGCGTGAAATTTTACCTTCGGGAAAAAGCAGGTCGTTCATCAATGACACACCAGTTACCTTAAATGTTGTGAGCAGTATAGGCGCTCAATTAATTGATATCCATTCCCAACATCAAACACTGCAGTTGGCTACTGATCAATTCCAGATGGAGACTATGAACGCCTTTGTGAACGAGCAGACAAAGAACGAGAAACGATCTGGTGATGAGGTCCTAAAATCCTATAGATCAGAATTGAAAGAATACAAAAGCCTGATCAAGCAACTGGGTTCCTTAAAAGAAAATCAGGCAGCCTTATCTAGAGAACTGGATTATAATACCTTTTTATTGAACGAACTTGAAGAAGCCCAAATTGACGGTTTGAATCAAGAAGAACTCGAGCAAGAAAATGAGCAGTTGAGCAATGTAGAGCAGATTACAGAAGCCTTAGGCATGCTGGAACACAAAATCACTACAGAAGATAGTGGTATGCTTGATGAATTGCGTGAGGTCAATACACACCTTAAAGCCATTAAAGGGTTCTCGCCTAAATATCTTGAATTAAACGAACGATTGACTTCGGTACTTGTAGAGTTGGAAGATATTGCCACTGAGGCAGAAGCTTTGAAAGATCAAGTAGATGTTGATCCAGAGCGTTTGGAATTTATAAATGTCAAACTGGCCTTGCTGGATAACTTATATCGCAAACATCAACTAGACAATGTGGAAGATCTCATAAAATTGAGGGACGACCTCGCGGACAAGGTGCTTTCTTCCCAAAACATTGATGGCAAGATCAAAAACATGGAAACTCTAGTCGCCTCCAAAACTAAAGCTCTGGATCAATTAGCGACTGAATTACATGAATTGAGAACCAAACACAAAACCGATCTGGAAGCCCAAATAGCGGAAACTGTTCGCTCACTGGGCATGAAAGACGCCCAGTTTGAAGTACGTTTATTACAAGTAGATACCTTTACTGCCAACGGAAAGGATATCGTTGAGTTTGCCTTTACTGCAAATAGAGGTACACCATTACTGGCGCTGGATAAAGCAGCTTCTGGTGGTGAACTTTCCAGATTGATGCTTTCCATAAAAGCCTTGCTTTCCAGATGTAAACAAATGCCTACCATCATTTTTGATGAAATTGATACAGGTGTAAGCGGTTCCATCGCAGAAAAAATGGCCATCATCATGAAGCAAATGGCAACTGCGATGCAGGTGATTACCATTACACACTTACCACAAATCGCCAGTGCTGGTGACGACCACCTTATCGTTCGCAAGAGAAATGAAGGCGATAGAACCGTCTCTGTCATAGAACGATTGTCAGAAAGTGCTAGAGTAGAGGAGATTGCACAGATGCTCAGTGGTGGCAGCATTTCTGATGCGGCAAGGGAAAATGCACGCATTCTACTTCAATAG
- the porD gene encoding type IX secretion system protein PorD translates to MKLSNVLHRTFTFLVLIAGFAASAQEFNMTVQVNAQNIAQPDRTIFRTLENSLQEFINNTKWTDREVADEERIDGALIFVVSNFDNNRFQGNFQLSVSRPVYNSTYTSTIFNYKDNDISFEYIENAPLFYNANQFESNLNSLITFYVYTILGIHADTFELKGGQQFHEQAQDIVNLAQSSRNIGWNPGDGNGRVSRYRLNSDLLSDTFKEYREVMYDYHLNGLDQFALNAKETKQNLQTYILKFEAMNQRRPNSLLQRTFFDAKSDEIKDIYSDGPTVNIAELKESLQKLAPNQNTKWRAIKV, encoded by the coding sequence ATGAAATTGTCAAACGTACTTCATAGAACATTTACTTTTTTGGTGCTCATTGCTGGCTTTGCCGCAAGTGCCCAAGAATTTAATATGACGGTCCAGGTGAATGCTCAAAACATTGCGCAGCCAGACCGAACGATTTTTAGAACCTTAGAAAATTCCCTGCAGGAATTTATAAATAATACCAAATGGACCGACCGTGAGGTGGCAGATGAAGAGCGCATCGATGGTGCTCTTATTTTTGTGGTGAGTAATTTTGACAACAATAGGTTCCAAGGCAATTTCCAGTTGTCAGTGTCTAGACCGGTTTATAATTCTACCTATACATCTACCATTTTTAATTATAAGGACAACGACATAAGCTTTGAATACATCGAGAACGCGCCGTTATTCTATAATGCAAATCAGTTTGAGAGCAACCTGAATAGCTTAATTACTTTTTACGTGTACACAATTTTGGGAATTCATGCAGATACGTTTGAGCTCAAAGGTGGCCAGCAATTTCATGAACAGGCACAGGATATCGTCAATCTTGCCCAATCGTCCCGCAACATAGGTTGGAACCCTGGTGATGGAAATGGTCGTGTTTCCAGATATCGTTTGAATAGCGATTTGTTATCTGATACCTTCAAAGAGTATCGTGAGGTGATGTACGACTACCATTTGAACGGGTTGGATCAATTTGCGCTTAATGCAAAAGAGACAAAGCAAAATCTTCAAACTTATATTTTGAAGTTTGAAGCGATGAATCAACGTAGGCCCAACAGTTTATTGCAACGTACTTTCTTTGATGCAAAGTCTGACGAGATCAAGGATATTTATAGTGATGGACCAACGGTAAACATCGCAGAGCTCAAAGAATCCCTGCAAAAATTAGCACCTAATCAGAATACAAAATGGCGTGCGATTAAAGTGTAA
- a CDS encoding enoyl-ACP reductase FabI, translating to MSYNLLKGKRGIIFGALDENSIAWKTAKLAHEEGATFVLTNAPVAMRMGEINKLAEETGSEIIPADATSVEDLENLVNKSVEILGGKLDFVLHSIGMSVNVRKGKHYTDQNYAWTEKGWDVSAVSFHKVMQTLHKNDAMNEWGSIVALTYMAAQRTFPDYNDMADNKAYLESIARSFGYFFGKDKKVRVNTISQSPTPTTAGSGVKGFEGFLSYAEKMSPLGNATAQDCAEYTVTLFSDYTKKVTMQNLFHDGGFSNTGVSQEVIEKF from the coding sequence ATGTCTTACAACTTACTTAAAGGAAAACGCGGAATTATTTTTGGCGCGCTTGATGAAAACTCCATAGCATGGAAAACAGCAAAGCTGGCTCATGAAGAAGGTGCTACTTTTGTTTTAACTAATGCTCCAGTCGCTATGCGCATGGGCGAGATCAATAAATTGGCAGAAGAAACAGGCAGCGAGATCATCCCTGCAGATGCTACAAGTGTCGAGGATCTTGAAAACCTCGTGAATAAATCTGTAGAGATTTTAGGCGGCAAGTTGGATTTTGTATTGCACTCCATAGGTATGTCAGTCAATGTACGTAAGGGAAAACACTACACAGACCAGAACTATGCCTGGACTGAAAAAGGTTGGGACGTCAGCGCCGTATCCTTCCATAAAGTGATGCAAACGCTTCACAAGAATGATGCGATGAATGAATGGGGTAGCATTGTCGCGTTGACCTATATGGCGGCACAGCGCACCTTTCCTGACTATAATGATATGGCAGACAATAAGGCTTATCTGGAAAGCATCGCGCGCAGTTTTGGCTACTTCTTTGGCAAGGACAAAAAAGTTCGTGTCAATACAATCTCTCAATCACCTACACCTACTACCGCAGGAAGCGGCGTGAAAGGATTTGAAGGATTCTTGAGTTATGCAGAAAAAATGAGCCCATTAGGAAACGCAACTGCTCAAGATTGTGCAGAATATACGGTGACCCTATTCTCTGATTATACCAAGAAGGTAACCATGCAAAACCTATTTCACGATGGTGGTTTCTCCAACACCGGCGTGAGTCAAGAGGTTATAGAAAAATTCTAG
- a CDS encoding DNA-directed RNA polymerase subunit omega, which produces MDTKNLKAPNTSITYDRDLLTAPTGNMYEAISIIAKRAEQINTDIKEELIEKLEEFATYNDSLEEIFENKEQIEVSKFYERLPKPHSIAVQEWMDGKIYHRDTGVSE; this is translated from the coding sequence ATGGATACTAAAAATCTTAAAGCACCCAATACGAGCATTACCTATGATAGAGACCTATTGACGGCTCCTACAGGTAATATGTATGAAGCGATTTCTATCATTGCAAAACGCGCAGAGCAAATCAATACTGACATCAAGGAAGAATTGATTGAGAAGCTGGAAGAGTTTGCTACCTACAACGATTCTCTAGAAGAAATTTTTGAGAACAAAGAGCAAATTGAGGTTTCTAAATTCTATGAGCGTTTGCCTAAACCACATTCCATTGCAGTACAGGAATGGATGGATGGTAAGATCTACCACAGAGATACTGGAGTTTCAGAATAG
- a CDS encoding 5'-nucleotidase C-terminal domain-containing protein encodes MKISMTLGCRKGLMVFAFAKAILLTTSCKTENYTVQKLNASQTQIDSTIQGVASIETFIAPYKQSLDQQMSTPLSYNPADMTKTDTPLNTRIGNMMAAIARTQGAPIFKSRTGKEIDMVLLNHGGIRAGIPAGNVTTRTAYEVMPFENEMVVAELAPQQMKELVDYLVEKERAHPFDALKITTDDASVELSLAGQPITFDRNYYVLTNDYLMTGGDNMEFFTKAISSTKLDYKIRNAMIDYFSKTDTLGFKADDRFTKTN; translated from the coding sequence ATGAAAATTAGTATGACCCTAGGTTGTAGGAAAGGTTTAATGGTTTTCGCTTTCGCGAAAGCGATATTATTGACAACATCCTGCAAGACAGAAAACTACACCGTTCAAAAGCTTAACGCAAGTCAGACCCAAATTGACTCTACCATCCAAGGCGTAGCCAGTATAGAGACTTTTATCGCTCCCTACAAGCAAAGCCTGGACCAACAAATGAGTACCCCTTTGAGTTATAACCCGGCAGATATGACCAAAACCGATACGCCGCTCAACACGCGTATAGGAAACATGATGGCCGCGATCGCTCGCACCCAAGGCGCACCTATTTTCAAATCTCGAACCGGTAAGGAAATTGACATGGTACTGCTCAATCATGGTGGTATACGAGCTGGTATTCCCGCAGGAAACGTCACCACTAGAACCGCTTATGAAGTGATGCCTTTTGAAAACGAAATGGTGGTCGCAGAGCTGGCTCCACAACAAATGAAGGAACTAGTTGACTATCTGGTAGAAAAGGAACGTGCACATCCTTTTGATGCGCTCAAAATCACAACAGATGATGCCAGTGTAGAATTATCGCTTGCCGGCCAGCCTATTACTTTTGACCGCAACTACTACGTGCTTACCAACGATTACCTCATGACTGGTGGCGATAACATGGAGTTTTTTACCAAAGCTATTTCCAGCACCAAATTAGATTACAAGATCAGAAACGCGATGATCGACTATTTTTCCAAAACAGATACACTGGGCTTTAAAGCAGATGATCGATTTACCAAAACCAACTAA
- the dapA gene encoding 4-hydroxy-tetrahydrodipicolinate synthase has product MQELIGTGVALITPFHTDGTVDHTALEKLVDFQIENGIDYLVVMGTTGENVTLTVEDKQAVIATVKKANNKRLPLVIGIGGNDTKVVVDQIKNTDLSDFAAVLSVSPAYNKPSQEGIYQHFKAVAQATDKPIIVYNVPGRTGSNISVNTIVRLAHDFENIVAIKEAAGDIVQAMKMIQYTPKEFLVISGDDMIALPMTLAGGAGVISVIGQAMAQDFSDMIRYALNGDVQEAYELHYKVAPSIDLIFEQGNPVGIKALLEQLGIGSSQVRLPLIDADQDLKDRLKAFLESYEQN; this is encoded by the coding sequence ATGCAAGAATTGATAGGAACAGGAGTGGCCTTAATCACTCCATTTCACACAGATGGAACGGTAGATCATACCGCACTTGAAAAACTAGTGGATTTTCAAATAGAAAATGGAATTGATTATCTAGTCGTCATGGGAACCACGGGCGAGAATGTGACTCTAACTGTAGAGGATAAACAGGCCGTCATTGCTACTGTTAAAAAGGCCAACAATAAACGTTTGCCACTAGTGATTGGTATAGGAGGTAACGATACCAAAGTAGTTGTTGATCAAATCAAAAATACTGATTTATCTGACTTTGCTGCGGTACTATCCGTTTCTCCAGCATATAACAAGCCTAGTCAAGAAGGTATTTATCAGCATTTCAAGGCTGTTGCGCAGGCTACGGACAAACCTATCATCGTGTATAACGTGCCTGGTAGAACCGGTTCAAATATATCAGTCAATACGATCGTACGATTGGCGCATGATTTCGAAAATATTGTAGCCATTAAAGAAGCTGCTGGTGATATTGTGCAGGCCATGAAAATGATCCAGTACACGCCTAAGGAGTTTTTGGTGATTTCTGGTGATGACATGATTGCGCTGCCTATGACGCTTGCTGGTGGTGCAGGAGTGATATCGGTTATTGGTCAGGCGATGGCTCAGGATTTTAGCGATATGATCAGATATGCCTTGAATGGCGATGTTCAGGAAGCATATGAATTACATTACAAGGTAGCGCCCAGCATCGATTTGATTTTTGAACAAGGCAATCCTGTAGGTATTAAAGCGTTATTGGAACAACTAGGAATAGGCTCCTCACAAGTGCGATTACCTTTAATAGATGCAGATCAGGATCTAAAGGATAGGTTGAAAGCCTTTCTAGAATCCTATGAACAGAATTAA